The Hippocampus zosterae strain Florida chromosome 20, ASM2543408v3, whole genome shotgun sequence nucleotide sequence TTTTCCCCCcacatatttattttgttagaTTTTACCTTACATTTCACATGATATCTATAGCtatatataatatgtacagtatatgtgtgtgtgtgtggggcggggggtttaTCACACGTTTTTCATTGAGACAAGTGCCTgatgacttttatttattttatttttttaggcacCACCATCGTTTCAATTAAACCAGAATTTCCATCAGAGGTCCACAACGTTATCTCTTGCCAGGTGACACTCGTGATTctattgtgattttattttattgtatttgtaataTTGTCTGTGTTCCCAATGCAGACACAAGTATCCAGCGTGTTCCTGTAGGAAGATTCACAGCGATGCCAAACCCAAAGACCCCTTCACCCTTGCTCAGAAAGACTTGATGAGCCTATACGATGACATCAAAAAGGTAAATAACGTAAATGGATTTGAGCCACTTGATTCGGAAATCCTGCTCACTCTCACGCATGTTTTCTATATTGTCGCAGGAGCTGTTTGTGTCTAAAGAAGAGCTCAAGTCTTTATGTGATTATTACTTTGACGGGAAGGGCAAAGCCATTCGGCCAATGATCGTCATCCTGATGGCCCGCGCCCTCAACATCCACAGCAACGGGGCAGGGTatttaacgccccccccccccccccccgcacatttGGCTGTTCATTAGGCGTGAGTAGCGTATGACATGTCCTCCATTCCGTCATCCAGAGACTTACTTCCCGGCCAGCGTGCCGTGGCCATGATCTCAGAAATGATCCACACGGCCAGCCTGGTGCACGATGATGTGATCGACGGCTCGGACAAGCGGCGAGGGAAGAGGACCATCAACGACCTGTGGGGCGAAAGGAAGGTATGCAGGAAATAGCGCTCGCTCTGGTCACAGTCTATCACGTCGTGTTATTTTGACTGTGTCGTGTCCTTGTAGGCCATCTTAGCAGGAGACTTCATTCTGTCAACTGCCTCAATGGCCCTGGCTCGCATCGGCAACATCACCGTGGTTAAAGTGTTGGCGCAGGTCATTGAGGACCTAGTCAGAGGTAATAAGTCCTTAACAAAAGTGTGCGTATACTGTattcacttttgtttgtttcgaaaaaaaacatacataggaagcggaccttgaaaaaaaattatcacattaaattgcaattattGCGACGCAGGCGAATTCATGCAGCTGGGCTCAAAAGAGAACGAAAGCGAGCGCTTCAAGcactacctggagaaaaccttcAAGAAGACGGCCAGCCTCATCGCCAACAGTTGCAAAGCAGTATGTACGTTCTGTCTGCACCACACCCGTGAGCGCACGCAGACAGACCCCTCCTTTTCATTCTCTTCTTTTTGTCACAGGTGTCCATTCTGGTCAATGCGGACCCTGACGTTCACGAGATCGCTTACCAGTACGGAAGGAATGTTGGCATCGCCTTTCAGGTGTTGAAAATCAATGCAAAAGTCGCACACAATTACAAGTTAAATAACATTCATATCTATAGGATTTCAACATTATCGCGAGCAcctaaaagtgtgtgtgcgtttaaaaaaagcagATAAAATTAATCGAGTTGTCCCATTTCCCCTGGAAATAGAAAAGTAGTCAAAATGAAGTAATTAATGTGTGCATAGCTGGTGGATGACGTGCTGGACTTCACGGCGGGAGCCAGTCAGTTGGGCAAACCGTCGGCCGCCGATCTCAAGTTGGGCTTGGCCACGGGACCCGTTTTATTCGCTTGTCAGCAGGTTAGTTTCTATAAACTACACGACCCATaagcaaatagttttttttcttcctaataaaaaaattatcattcaaTTTGTCAGTTTCCGGAGTTGCACGCCATGATCATGAGACGCTTCAGCTCCAAAGGGGACGTCGACCGAGCCTGGCAGTACGTCGTGCAGGTACCACAAATCGgctacactttttaaaattaattttaaattaattttttcaAGTCTATTCATCTGattaaataattgttttatttattagaaATCAAATCTTAGTCAAATAAACCATTTAGATATGCACTGAACTGAGTAAATTGGTTAAtttgaaatacaatttcaagcaAAATGAATTATTTGACTACATAGAAGAAACTGTTACatctgcattattattattattatttttttttttgtgcgagcAGAGTGATGGCGTGCAGCAGACCAACTTCCTCGCCCGGCGTTACTGCCAAGAAGCCATCAGGCACATCAGCAGGTTGCGGCCGTCGGCTGAGAGGGACGCCCTCATCGCGCTCACTCACATGGTGCTTGCTAGGGACAAGTAACGGACACCCCCCAGACATGAGAAACCCCATCAATGACGTCTGTTTCTACCTCGACACAAAGAGCGAGTCGCATCATGTTTGACAGCTACACACTATTTAGGCAGTTTATTAGGTACCTTTATGTACAGTGTTGTATATAACTTGCATAATTATTGCTGAGATACCTAACAAACTCGCAACTGTACAAAGCCCCACACATGTAAATGTGGCCACAGTATGTTTGGTGTGCATATTATAGctattttctgtgttcataattttaaaaaaatcatgtttgggGCTCTGTATGAGTGTGttgtggaggttttttttttttaatgctctgcATGGAAGTGAAGCACTGAGCAAAGTATGTCACTACGTACTGTACTATGTAGTCATTCCTTCTCCGGATCCGTCCGTACTTGAAATCTTACTGAAGGGTGACAAGTGTCCCAAGTGTAACAAATCATGGCCTTAACATCTGCAACCACTgctcaataaaaacatttagttttttttattttattgcaaaacatACCGTGTGTTCTTGAATCATCACGTGCTTGTCGTACACAGAATTGTTTATTATAAAAGACTGTacattagttgtttttttaaaatcaacataATTTACATACAATGAAGGGCAGAGTTGACTAGAGGAGCCACATTTTCTTGTTGATGCACAAGCAAATTTGaaggaacaaaagaaaataccTAATCAGAGAACTCATTGAGTTTACATCTGAATGATAATTAGGACGTGGGTGCTCATCAATGGATAAGAAAAAGTTggtcatatatacatatatatattttttaaactttcagtTCATAAGCGTTAAGTTGAATGTGGAATGTTTGGTTTTCAAACTGCCAGTCCACCCTGCTCGGCTTCTTGTTGCAAATCAGCGTGTACTGTACAATACTTGAATGCGTTACGACTAAACACAGGAGTCTTCTCTCGTCTCTGGTCAATGCAAACAAAGTGTACGGCTGAGTTAAGGCAAAAGCGATATGCAACGCCTCGccccgatttttattttttttagacggCTTTTGACGATATCGAGCATCGTGCAAACCACAGTACACCAGAAAACAACCGAGAATGCACTTGTTGGGCCAATTATTCCCCTGAACAGGGTGAAAAGACGACATGCTGATGCGCTAACGGCATACGTGCTAAATCCGAAGACGAGTTCAGTGATGGTGCGTTCAAGGCAACTGGGAGATCGGAAACATGCGCCGGCTGCACCCTTTGTGAACGTTAACGCCTCGATTGAAAAATCGAAACTATCATTTTAGCTATTGATCTGGTTATGCCCGATGCCCTAGTTCCACGCAGCTGCATTCCGAAGCAACATCCGTGTATTTTGTAAAATACctcccacacccccccaaaaaagcaaaagaaacagGGATgccatcaaaacaatgttgttggCATCCTCATTTCTTTTACAATTTAATGTACGGTACATATGCTTAGCAACTCATCTAATCCTCGTTTGTGGAGCACTTCAATTTGACAATGTCATTGGTCATTTAGTCATACATGCAGCATGGCACCACCAAATCCATCGGGAACCTGAAGGTAAACGTTGCATGgcaggattttgtttttttcgtttttgcATTAAAGGATGTAAATGCATGAATGTGCCAAATGTGTTTAATTTCTGAGGTCCCGAAATCTGCATTTTCTGCAAGTTCAGTGATTCAacagtaatacaaaaaaaaaaggtgaatacaTTTACAAACGTAAGGTCAATAAACTGAAGgtaatattttttgtcttctaAATTGCTCTTTTCTCAGGGAAGAAGTTTTGAGTTGGACAAATTACAGCACAGAGAGAGAATACCGCcgactggaagaaaaaaaaaatccacaaaatttttaaaagaaatcatTCCCATCGAACCCCTTTAAAGCAGTCGGCCATATTCCCCACATCCTTCAACTGTTGATGTCGCCCGTGCGCccacccaggaaaaaaaaatacagtggacCCCGCTATACATTTCAGTTTACCGTTCATGCAAACCGTATATTTGCGGGCTGTTAAGCAACTGTTTTTTAATGggtgtgtgttgtttgtatgCGTTGCTGCACCACGTGTGCAAAGTAGCAGTTGAttgggaagagagagagagagagaaaaaaataatgcgcATTGTCCTCCCCATAGCGCGGGTGGGACTACAACGTATCTCCACAATCAACAGGGGTTCCAATATAGACCAAATTGTTTGTCATCTTACTTATAAATTGTTCTGGTTTAGTCGGCGTAATGTATGATGCTCTCTACGTAGTTTCCGGGGAAGAGGCCGGTGACGCCGCTGCTGACACCTTCGTACCAGCCGTCGTCATTCTTCTTCACCACATAGATGATGGCGCCTTCCATGAAGGACAGCTCGTCGTCCTTATCTTTGCTGTAGTCATAGATAGCCACCACTGGCGGGAAGAGGTGGAGACACACATGACATTTCAGCTTCTTCGGTTTACGTATAAGTGTGCGAGgtgatgtttttcatttcatacaAAATAAACCTCGACATGGTTCAAGTTGCAGTTgttgaaagggttcaaatcacTGCAACACCTATGCTAGTTTTCATAAACGTTGTCATTTCCTATCAcatgctagcattaagctagtagaCTTTCATGAAGCAAAAATCAAGTGGTTTGATTGAGCATTTTGGTGTTGAAAATTTGCAACACCAACCTTTCTCAATGTAGTTCTTGGGTGCCCAATGGGGGTCTCCGTCAGCATAGGGGTCATTGTAGTGCACCACCGAGGCGTCCTCCTCCTCATAGTCCaccgggggagggggcggaggtGGCGGGGACTCGTCGAACATGGCCATGTCATCCGGAGGCGGAGGCGGGGGCGGAGTCGGAGTGTCGGAGACTGGAGGGAGAACGACACGCCGTCAATGTCTTGTGGACTTTGAGGTTAGCGGCACGACGATGTGCATGCACAATTGACACATGCAAATTTGAGGGATAACAGCCAcagtttgtattattatttttttccttttgacaaagaaaaaaaacccatacacAAGctgaacatgcatgtttttcattgGACGGGAACAAAACACTACTGAAACCATGACAACTAATCATGCAGCTACCATGCAAGGACAATACAGTAGTTggttaaataattttttttgcaccattgCACTAAATGGGCAAAGCCTTCCCAggattttacaatgtactctaaatgttttaaatgaagCCAGAATAACTACTTTATTTCAACACACACCTATTCAGTCTTACAGGTATGTATTTGCGAATTgacatttgcagatttttagAAACTATCACTTACCTTTATGCTCATTGGTGCTCAggccaaaggggaaaaaatcttGGAAATTCCAAAAATCTGGAATCACTCTTCAAGTGATTCCAGAATCTTTCAAATTATAAacttatttttggggggagtggaGGCACTCGCAGTGGATCAGAATCAGAAgcaatttaaattatttttaaaaatacatcaattaaCAAGATTTGTATCAATCTTttgacatgtatttattcacaGGTCCCTGGTAAGCAACACATGCCCAGATCGTTCGGCACACTTACACTGAGAATTTGATGCTATCAAATATAACAATTCTTTTTATTGATGGGATGATTATCTCTAATTTGGATCTCAGTGTACTGTACGAGTGTACCCAGTGTTTTGGACTGTGCACGAGATGTACTTTTGCTtacaccaccaggtggtgacaCATTTTACTTCTTTCTCAGCCCGGTCTAGCATAATACACTTGACGTCCACAACATTGCTGCGGCAAATAGATTACAAGTGTGAGCCTGGGAAAACCATTGGTTTAAGTTAGTCACATAGTTGcagagtgctggagaggagctACGTGACACTTGTGAGTgacgagaaagagagagcgagggagGGAGAGCAATGCATGCTGGGAGTTGGGAACACAGACTACGATGATGATGgagaggggtggtggtggtggtggtagggggggggggggggtgaatcaaTGATGGGCTTCACACTTACTGCTCTCCTGCATCCTGGCCACAAAGCCAGTCAGGGGGATCTGTGGCGTCAGCTGGGGCATggggggaggaggagcgggGGCCACGCACACTGAAGAAGGGCACGCACGCGGAAAGaaacaaagagaaagaaaacgAAATGGAAAAGAAAGAGCATCAGTCACCCAAAGTGGAAAAGAAAAGGCTGCCCCACCCTGACTCAAGACGACAGGCGTCCAATCCATTGAAGAGGTGCGTCTCCAATCAAAGTTTGTACTTTTCTGGCGCTCGCTTCAAACGACTGAATATGCCCAATGAcattttgccgccatcttggaaCTCAcctcttctttttcagaaagcaCCCGACTTCCTATGTTCTGCGTGGGAACGCAATATGGCACAGAGGCATCCCCAAGTACTTGCCCGACACGGTAAAAATAGTTCACATGACTAATTCGTACGAAGCCGTACGTAGACTATCACGACACTACGCTAACAGAGTGGTTAAGTAAATCTTTGGATAAGAAGTCCTGAACCTCGAGTGGAGTATTATTTACACTCACTAAACTACACTGGCCTTACTCTGGCGGGGGCCTTACTTGAGTTGTGGCTGTAAGTGGGCGTGCCCCCGTTAACATGAGGCTGTTGTTGttgaagctgctgctgctgctgctgcaaagaGAACTGCGAGGTGACGGACGGAGCCCGGCGGTAGGTGCCGGTGGCCGACACCATGGAGACGGACGAGTTGGCGGGGTTGTGCCGCGAAATCTGCCGCGAGATGGTGCCGAACTGCGACATTGGGGCGGGGCCTAAGCCGGGCCCTGGAGCCACCGCTGGCGAGGGAAGGATCGGTCGGGTGGGGAATGCCCGGAAAGCAAGCGGGAAGATGAAAGAAGGAAGGACAGAGACAAAGAGACCCCAAAACAGTGAACAAGCTGATTAGAATCAGATGCGGACAATCAAAAGGAAGCAGCGCGGGTGCTTAGATGACATTTCAGGAGagaaataaaaattgtaaaaggaaaaaaaatctcttcctTGTCATGTTTATGTCATTTCAAGTATTCTCAAAGAAAATGATGCTTCTCAACCTTCTCAACCAGCATTGCTTCATCAGAAAAAGATAACTAATCGGTTATACATTCGTGTGCCAACAGACAGAAAGTAGAGTCAACCAGCAGCACCAgcaccagcaccaccaccaccaagatTGAGAGAACTGGTTTGAGGGCCTGGCTCCATCCGACTGACCGACGAATACCGTGAGCCAGGTATGACGACTGGCACACTTGAGGGTCTCACCTAtgggaggaggtggaggtggtggtggcggtggaccGAGCCcagctggaggaagaggaggtggcGGAGGAGGCGCACCCGGGGGGGAGGTCATGAACGGTACTGTggaaaggtttttgttttttttactttttttttgaagcagcaGGAGACTTGGGGCCCCGATTTACTAAAGTTAACTTGTGTTGCGAGCGAACGTCAGATAGGCTGCTGCATGAGTGAAAAGGAATGAGATTAGCAGTCGCACAAAAGCTGCTGCGGAGCGCACTTTCGTAGCCTGCGTCCACTGTTCTTCTACGATGCTGTACCATGTGACTGCAGCTACTGATGTCACTCAATAGGCAGTgcccatttaaccctttcatgcaccctgtaacctgataacttgataagctgtccactgtaggaaGCGACTAATGACTTTAAGTTTAGactaaactcattcactcccaaagacgtttttaaacgtcttttcagacttggtccagaattgtctggtactgaatgagttaatgacacTTCCCAGTTTCTTATAATATGTGACGATAGTCCACTTCAGTCAAGTCaaagtgcatttttcatttGCGATGCGCTCAAATTTcctgcatttttatttgacacAAGCCGCTTATTTGGGATAGTCGTCACTCAGCCCCATGTTCCTTCTTGGGGCCACTGTTTCCATGGTGACACTTCCTTCCTGCGCTGGCGAGGTCGAAAAGCTGCCGCGCAAACTCTCAAAGGGTCTCTGAGCGACAGACACGGAGCGCGGGAATGTGATGAAACGACCCCCGGGTGCGATTCGATGTGCGGCGCCGCTGCTTTAATGCAGCTTTGGCCTATTTACACTGACTGTCACACATCCACGACGCGCGGCTCTCCGAACACAATGGGACTCCGCATAATCCCTGTCGGGTAAACAGGCTTTACGCAACACATTATGATCGTACATCAtattggcgtgtgtgtgtgtttgtgggcaggggggggggggggggcgcctatCATGGCACCATACTGAAGTTGAAATCTCAAACAGTCCAATGACATATTAAAGCATTTTGCCTTGTCGAAATCACAAACAAGCTCACCTGATCCTGAGTTGGGAATGGACGGCGTCGGCACGGCGATGGGAATGCCGATGCCGCTGCTGCCGCTGTTCTCCCGGCTGCTGCTCCCTCCGCTGCTGCCACTgagacacaccacacacactcgCATTAGAAGGGttcactttttcccccccacaaagGGTTCACAAACTTTTTCCTCTCACTGCGTTTGGACTTCAACCACTGGTGACGAGAAACTTCCACATGGGGCCACAATGAAAAGCACTAAATATATCCGAGCCAGGTGGATTTTCTCTCAGtttatgggggggggttgtggtggTTACTCCCGCCTGCTGTCCCAATTTGAACACCGAAAATTCCGTCCAAAATGTGGGGATGACATGAACATTGTGGTCAAGCACATGAATTCGATCAATGGAAGCAGAGGACATCAAAGTGTCACATTTGCGTCAGCACAAATGAGTATGACCCTGGGTTGGGTCACCCTTGATCCTCCTCTACCTCCTCTTCTACTTTCGTCGCGCTTTGAACTGATGACCCCGCCCCCTACCTCCCCCATCTCTCTGCCTCACTGTCAACTAACATGCCCCTGAAACCCCTCAAGCACCTTCCATCGCAGTAAACCAGGCCCCCTCGCCCCAAACTCTTCCATCTATGTAACCACCCCCCCTGATCCATGTCAGTGGAGCCCCGGGGCACTCATGACACAAAAAGCAGGGTTTTACCCTCCGCAGGCTGCACAATAAAAAcgccaacacttttttttttgttcagtccaATTTTCATCTCACTCCTTCGCTCATTGTGTTTAAGCGCTTCCCCCTAGCCTCCTTATTTgttgcaaaaaacaacaacaacaaaaaaacccataaaaacGGCAGGCTTGGATGCTCGTTAATATTTTAAACGAGCATCCATGCCTGCCGCCTTCCTTCGCTAACGAGCCCATACTTCAAACGAGACGAGTGTTTCGCTCTCGACGGAGGTGTGGCagcaaaacatgcatgcatcACTGTGTCCTAGTGGTTGCTGGCATGTCTGCCCCGCAGTTCGgaggttcagggtttgaatCTGGCTTCCAGAACTTCCTCTGCAACGTTCGCAATTCATCCTTGTGTTAGCATTGCAACTGatacaaagctttttttccccctcagttgAGAGGTTTCACTTCACGGCACCAATGTGCTAATTGGCTATTAGGCTGCGTTTTGGTGCCCGCTTGTTTTATTATGTTGCAGAAAGAGAAAGCCAAAACCAACAATGTTAGACCCCTACCTGTGTGTGCGCTGCCTCTGGTTGAGTGAGGCCGTGCGTCCGGGACTGTGCTGCGCGCCATGCTGGTTGCCCAGGCGGGCCGGGCTGGTCATGTAGTCGTTGGGCACCGTTGGGGGCTTCACAGGCTCCAAAGTTTTGTAGGATGCGTTGCGACTGAAAaagcccccaccaaaaaataaatgctttaaaaaaataataataatcaagcaGCAAGTGGTGTGTTCAGGGAGGGTGTCTTTAATCTTAGCATTTCATACAATTACTGCATTTGTGACTACCGAGAAGGACAAATAaaaagcttgaagcaagcacgcttCGCACCGCCTCGTATTTGGGAAAAACGCGTGAGTGGGCGTTTTTGTTTGCTCGGACAGATGTCATAGGAAGGAGCAAGAGGGTGAGAGGTGGTGCTGAGGAATACTTTCTAAAGTATCTTTTCATAACTTTAAATGTTTCAAGTGTGTGGAAAGAATTTCACTGATGCTGGGTAGGTCTGGAACCAATATGCCACCAATATAAACTTCACATGAGCTACTTAAAAGACGATGGGATTATGTTGTGTTCCACAGTGACTAACAGTGTCTTACCCGAGCGTGCCGCGCCCTGACATGGGCGGGCTCGGTGGTTTCTGCGTTGGCGGGTTGGTCCGCGATAGCGTTCCGACTCGGATTGACTGATTGTTTCCGTGCTGCTGTGGttgacgggggaaaaaaaatacaagtaaaaataaaaataaagaaagagtAACACACCTTTCGAGCAGACTACTGGTTCATTTTAGGCCAACTCTTCAGCAGCAAGCACAGTTTGACAGCTGCACTTGTTTCAGCCTTCCAAAGCTTCTGATGAAACAAGTGCATCCAAACAAGCAGATCATTATTACCACCAACAAGGAAGTTTTGCACTGTGCTAGCGTTCGTTGTCAGGATAAAGCAATCAAAGTACAACTTAATTTACAAGGTCTGTGAATCCAAATTAATTAGACATAAGACATTTCCTGAAATAGTGGCCACCGctgtaataaatgcattttaattcaTCTGAAATTACATTAGCACTCGCCTGGGCGGCTGAATAATCAACCACCCTTTGCCGATATTTGAGGAAGTCTGGCATGCTGGTGGAATAAAACGTGTTTGTTTGGCCTTGTCTGGGTCGTCTATGCTCATCGTGGGTGTGCGAGctgagtttaaaaaatatatatatttttttttttttaaattactaaaCTACGTGGCATCTAAGGACGACAACAACACATTGTGAATGACAAGGGTTGAGGGTTGTGGCGTTCAGGGGGTGGGAAAGGGGGGTTGTTTGTCATTATCAAGAGGTTGATTAATGGGGAAACACAAGGACTACATGACAAGAATTGTGATATGGTGTTCTATAGTCCACGTGAAAAGgagaatctatttttttttaaaatgcaggaTGGAAAAATGGGTCACGTGACAGACGACTTACCTTGGCTTTCATCCACTTAGTGTGGGCAAATGGTGAGGTGGAGTGGTGGAAAAAcaggagagagacagaaagaagGCATGTCAAAACGGCCAGAAAGGAACAAGGATATACAGAGCTCAGAGCGAACTTCGCCGCCGCATCCGCATGCATCAAGAAGGGTTCACCTTCAAATGCCGGCAAGGCGTCGGTAAATATCACCGAGAGACAGCAAAGAGAGGCCACGGAGCGGCGGGTGCGACAGAAAAAAGGTTAGGGACCACTGCTGTGACGTGACGAGCTCTCACCTTGACTCCGTGTCCGACGTCATCCAGCAGCGCGTAGTCGATCGGCTTCCTGATGTAGCGCACAGGCCGCTCCACGTTGGCCGGCGCAATAATCTTGTGGGTCCTCGCCGTGTTCTTGTTCGTCGTCAGGATGCCGATCTCCCGCCGCGCCACCTTCTCTTTGTGGATGTCCACCGTCTGCGGATGACATCGGTGGGTACTTGGTGAGGGTGGTGATCAGAGGGGAAGCCGTCATTCAGTTCGCAACGCCGGCTTTCTCTGGGCAATCGAtccaatgttttatttgtttcaaacGGTCCCGTATTAAATCCCTCTCGTGTTTGGATTGCTTCACTAACAGTACAGAAATTTGGTGCAGAATAACTCAaagccgggcggcccggtagtccagtggttagcgcgtcggcttcacagtgcagaggtaccgggttcgattccagctccggcctccctgtgtggagtttgcctgttctccccgggcctgcgtgggttttctccgggtgctccggtttcctcccacattccaaaaatatgcgtggcaggctgattgaacactctaaattgtcccaaggtgtgagtgagagcgtggatggttgttcgtctatgtgtgccctgcgattggctggcaaccgattcagggtgtcccccgcctactgcccggagacggctgggataggctccagcaccccccgcgaccctagtgaggatcaagcggttcggaagatgagtgaatgaattaatgaataactCAAAGCCCACATGAGCTCCAAAAGACGTCCATCCCTAGTCGAAATAGGTGCCCCCCAAGATTAATGGCGGAGGGGAGCGAGGGGGCTCGTTGGGAAAACGGGTCAGGCTGCTGATGGATGGATGCGCACACACCAGTAGCAGCTAGAGGCCATAAATCTTAGACCAATCAAAAGGCCGGGAGCGGAATGTCGAAACCTTGAGCAAACCTAACTTGACAGCGTACGACCAGACGAAATACGCGCACCCGCAGTGCTTTGGAAATTGAGGTCAGTAAGGACAGGAGTAAAATGCCGCGAGACTCTGAGATGGGTTTCACTCAGCGGCGGTCGCCTCCACGCCATCAGAAGCATCGACTTCCATTTTCAAAGCTTAAGTCTTGATACtcgctcaagaaaaaaaattgtgtctgggcGACGGATTCTACACATTCTTCTGTAGCAAAATGTAGCCACAggatcaaaatcatttttagctAATAAAAACCACAAACAGGAAATGATTCAGGCACGCTCGGCGGGATTATAAGGACAGAATTGAGCAAATCCTCTCGGTTTGTTTAGAATGCCGGTGAAGGTGTTCCAACGAACGACAGTTCCAATCCTATTTTGGGCTTTCAACAATTACTTTGAGGGGCATCATTCAAAAGGAAGCTCATtcatgttgtgcttttttttttctttctccccccctccctcctcaacATCCGGAGACTGACTCACTTCTTCCTGCCCCGGTTTCACATCGTGTCACAAGACGCATACCCGGACAAATGGCTCACGTCTCATGTTTATTCTTGCCATCAAAAGccctgagggtttttttttttggcctgcgAGTACCTCGCAGACAAAAGACATTCGCCTTCAATTTCTTGACCATTCCTGGTGTTGTTCACAGTGACTCAGACGGAGGAGTCCCGGCATGTGTGGCCTCTGTAAAGCTGCCGGTTACGATTTAAATCGAGAGCGCCACAGTCACAGACGTCCATTTTTCAGCGAAGGCATGTTTTAAGTCCAATTATATTT carries:
- the abi1a gene encoding abl interactor 1a isoform X3 yields the protein MAELQMLLDEEIPAGKKALVESYQNLTRVADYCENNYVQAQDKRKALEETKAYTTQSLASVAYQINALANNVLQLLDIQASQLRRMESSINHISQTVDIHKEKVARREIGILTTNKNTARTHKIIAPANVERPVRYIRKPIDYALLDDVGHGVKQHGNNQSIRVGTLSRTNPPTQKPPSPPMSGRGTLGRNASYKTLEPVKPPTVPNDYMTSPARLGNQHGAQHSPGRTASLNQRQRTHSGSSGGSSSRENSGSSGIGIPIAVPTPSIPNSGSVPFMTSPPGAPPPPPPLPPAGLGPPPPPPPPPPIAVAPGPGLGPAPMSQFGTISRQISRHNPANSSVSMVSATGTYRRAPSVTSQFSLQQQQQQLQQQQPHVNGGTPTYSHNSMCVAPAPPPPMPQLTPQIPLTGFVARMQESISDTPTPPPPPPPDDMAMFDESPPPPPPPPVDYEEEDASVVHYNDPYADGDPHWAPKNYIEKVVAIYDYSKDKDDELSFMEGAIIYVVKKNDDGWYEGVSSGVTGLFPGNYVESIIHYAD
- the abi1a gene encoding abl interactor 1a isoform X1 — encoded protein: MAELQMLLDEEIPAGKKALVESYQNLTRVADYCENNYVQAQDKRKALEETKAYTTQSLASVAYQINALANNVLQLLDIQASQLRRMESSINHISQTVDIHKEKVARREIGILTTNKNTARTHKIIAPANVERPVRYIRKPIDYALLDDVGHGVKWMKAKQHGNNQSIRVGTLSRTNPPTQKPPSPPMSGRGTLGRNASYKTLEPVKPPTVPNDYMTSPARLGNQHGAQHSPGRTASLNQRQRTHSGSSGGSSSRENSGSSGIGIPIAVPTPSIPNSGSVPFMTSPPGAPPPPPPLPPAGLGPPPPPPPPPPIAVAPGPGLGPAPMSQFGTISRQISRHNPANSSVSMVSATGTYRRAPSVTSQFSLQQQQQQLQQQQPHVNGGTPTYSHNSMCVAPAPPPPMPQLTPQIPLTGFVARMQESISDTPTPPPPPPPDDMAMFDESPPPPPPPPVDYEEEDASVVHYNDPYADGDPHWAPKNYIEKVVAIYDYSKDKDDELSFMEGAIIYVVKKNDDGWYEGVSSGVTGLFPGNYVESIIHYAD
- the abi1a gene encoding abl interactor 1a isoform X9; translated protein: MESSINHISQTVDIHKEKVARREIGILTTNKNTARTHKIIAPANVERPVRYIRKPIDYALLDDVGHGVKWMKAKQHGNNQSIRVGTLSRTNPPTQKPPSPPMSGRGTLGRNASYKTLEPVKPPTVPNDYMTSPARLGNQHGAQHSPGRTASLNQRQRTHSGSSGGSSSRENSGSSGIGIPIAVPTPSIPNSGSVPFMTSPPGAPPPPPPLPPAGLGPPPPPPPPPPIAVAPGPGLGPAPMSQFGTISRQISRHNPANSSVSMVSATGTYRRAPSVTSQFSLQQQQQQLQQQQPHVNGGTPTYSHNSMCVAPAPPPPMPQLTPQIPLTGFVARMQESISDTPTPPPPPPPDDMAMFDESPPPPPPPPVDYEEEDASVVHYNDPYADGDPHWAPKNYIEKVVAIYDYSKDKDDELSFMEGAIIYVVKKNDDGWYEGVSSGVTGLFPGNYVESIIHYAD
- the abi1a gene encoding abl interactor 1a isoform X7; the protein is MAELQMLLDEEIPAGKKALVESYQNLTRVADYCENNYVQAQDKRKALEETKAYTTQSLASVAYQINALANNVLQLLDIQASQLRRMESSINHISQTVDIHKEKVARREIGILTTNKNTARTHKIIAPANVERPVRYIRKPIDYALLDDVGHGVKQHGNNQSIRVGTLSRTNPPTQKPPSPPMSGRGTLGRNASYKTLEPVKPPTVPNDYMTSPARLGNQHGAQHSPGRTASLNQRQRTHSGSSGGSSSRENSGSSGIGIPIAVPTPSIPNSGSAVAPGPGLGPAPMSQFGTISRQISRHNPANSSVSMVSATGTYRRAPSVTSQFSLQQQQQQLQQQQPHVNGGTPTYSHNSMCVAPAPPPPMPQLTPQIPLTGFVARMQESISDTPTPPPPPPPDDMAMFDESPPPPPPPPVDYEEEDASVVHYNDPYADGDPHWAPKNYIEKVVAIYDYSKDKDDELSFMEGAIIYVVKKNDDGWYEGVSSGVTGLFPGNYVESIIHYAD